In Victivallis lenta, the following proteins share a genomic window:
- the uvrB gene encoding excinuclease ABC subunit UvrB, whose amino-acid sequence MSLFQLHAPYKPAGDQPQAIAKMVENLRNQQRFQTLLGVTGSGKTFTLANAIAQSDRPVLVLSHNKTLAAQLYSEFKAFFPENAVEYFISYYDYYLPESYIPQTDTYIAKDASINENIEKLRLAATASLVERRDVIVVASVSCIYGLGSPDDYADLCVRIEVGDTTGRDEILRRLVDIQYARNDASPEKGEFRVRGDVIDVYEPQRDDYIRVSFFGDEIESIERRDVVSGKVKTRPKYVTMFPCKHFVLPPERIQSASDAILAEMADRVGYFERNNLLVEAQRLYQRVTYDLEMMKEIGYCSGIENYSMYLANRRPGSRPYCLLDFFPRDFLTVIDESHVTLPQLQAMYRADRNRKQVLVDHGFRLPSALENRPLQFEEFERLTGDTIFVSATPGEFELSRSGAPVELIVRPTGLLDPVIEIRPLEGQVDDVIAEVRRAAAAGERTLVTTLTKKASERLADYLAELGIKAAYLHSELDALERVRVLNKLRDGDFDCVIGINLLREGIDLPEVAVVAILDADKEGFLRSERSLVQTAGRAARNKAGRAILYADNVTPSMQKLIDQTNARRERQMAYNKEHGIVPETIRKGRNFTIGEIVAPDSGDRKKSKMPKLAGTMFTDATDISELGLSETDLDALINELTGEMRSAAEALEFERAADLRDQIRKLRPPRKDA is encoded by the coding sequence ATGAGTTTGTTTCAGTTGCATGCTCCGTACAAACCGGCGGGAGATCAGCCTCAGGCGATTGCGAAGATGGTGGAGAATCTTCGCAATCAGCAGCGTTTTCAGACCCTGCTCGGCGTGACCGGTTCCGGAAAAACCTTCACGCTGGCCAATGCGATCGCGCAGTCCGACCGGCCGGTGCTGGTGCTCTCTCACAACAAGACGCTGGCGGCGCAGCTGTACAGCGAATTCAAGGCGTTTTTCCCGGAAAATGCGGTTGAATATTTCATCAGTTATTACGATTATTATCTGCCGGAGTCGTATATTCCGCAGACCGACACCTATATCGCAAAGGATGCGTCGATCAATGAAAATATTGAAAAACTCCGGCTGGCGGCGACGGCGAGCCTGGTCGAACGGCGCGATGTGATCGTCGTCGCCAGCGTCTCCTGCATCTACGGTCTGGGTTCGCCGGACGATTATGCGGACCTCTGTGTCCGGATCGAGGTCGGCGACACCACCGGCCGCGACGAAATCCTGCGCCGTCTCGTCGACATCCAGTACGCGCGCAACGACGCTTCGCCGGAGAAGGGCGAATTCCGCGTCCGCGGCGACGTGATTGATGTCTACGAGCCGCAGCGGGATGATTATATCCGGGTTTCGTTCTTCGGTGACGAGATCGAGTCGATCGAACGGCGCGATGTGGTCAGCGGCAAGGTCAAGACCCGGCCGAAATATGTCACGATGTTTCCGTGCAAGCACTTCGTTCTGCCCCCCGAACGGATTCAGAGCGCGTCGGATGCGATTCTCGCCGAAATGGCCGACCGGGTCGGCTATTTCGAACGGAACAACCTCCTTGTCGAGGCGCAGCGGCTCTACCAGCGCGTAACCTACGACCTCGAAATGATGAAAGAGATCGGCTACTGCAGCGGAATTGAAAACTATTCGATGTATCTGGCGAACCGCCGCCCCGGTTCGCGCCCGTATTGCCTGCTCGACTTTTTTCCGCGCGATTTCCTGACCGTGATCGACGAGTCGCATGTGACGCTGCCGCAGCTGCAGGCCATGTACCGGGCCGACCGGAACCGCAAACAGGTCCTGGTCGACCACGGATTCCGGCTGCCGTCGGCTCTGGAGAACCGTCCGCTGCAGTTCGAGGAGTTCGAGCGCCTCACCGGAGATACGATCTTCGTTTCGGCCACGCCGGGAGAGTTCGAGCTGTCGCGTTCCGGCGCGCCGGTCGAACTGATCGTGCGTCCGACCGGGCTGCTGGATCCGGTCATCGAAATCCGTCCGCTGGAAGGGCAGGTGGACGACGTGATTGCGGAGGTCCGCCGCGCCGCCGCCGCCGGCGAGCGGACGCTGGTCACCACGCTGACCAAGAAAGCTTCCGAACGGCTGGCCGACTATCTGGCTGAGCTCGGCATCAAGGCCGCTTATCTGCACAGCGAGCTCGACGCGCTCGAACGTGTGCGGGTGCTGAATAAACTGCGCGACGGCGATTTCGACTGTGTGATCGGCATCAACCTTCTGCGTGAAGGCATCGACCTTCCCGAAGTCGCGGTTGTTGCGATTCTCGATGCCGACAAGGAGGGGTTCCTGCGCTCCGAACGCTCCCTCGTGCAGACGGCCGGACGCGCCGCCCGGAACAAGGCCGGTCGGGCGATTCTGTATGCCGACAATGTGACGCCGAGCATGCAGAAGCTCATCGACCAGACCAACGCGCGGCGCGAGCGGCAGATGGCCTATAACAAGGAGCACGGCATCGTTCCCGAGACGATCAGGAAGGGGCGGAATTTCACGATCGGGGAGATCGTCGCGCCCGATTCCGGCGACCGGAAGAAGTCGAAAATGCCGAAGCTGGCCGGAACCATGTTCACGGATGCGACCGATATCTCCGAGCTCGGACTCTCCGAAACCGATCTCGATGCGCTGATCAATGAGCTGACCGGTGAAATGCGCTCCGCCGCCGAAGCGCTCGAATTTGAACGCGCCGCCGACCTGCGCGACCAGATCCGGAAGCTGCGTCCGCCGCGGAAAGATGCCTGA
- the efp gene encoding elongation factor P: MFSASDLKKGLKIEIDGMPWVITEFDFCKPGKGTALYRCRMRNLVNGSGMEKTYRPTDKIDKPNLEEREMYYSYFDGHHYIFSDPNTYEEMAVSAETLGNQVYFLIEESLCNFLLFNGEPIEITLPTFIEKEIVDTEPGVRGDTATNVTKPAKIDNGYEIQVPLFINQGDIVKIDTRTGAYAERVSKA, translated from the coding sequence ATGTTCAGTGCTTCCGACCTGAAGAAAGGCCTCAAGATCGAAATCGACGGCATGCCGTGGGTCATCACCGAGTTTGATTTCTGCAAGCCCGGCAAGGGGACCGCGCTCTACCGCTGCCGCATGCGCAATCTCGTCAACGGCTCCGGCATGGAAAAAACCTACCGGCCGACCGACAAGATCGACAAGCCGAACCTCGAAGAGCGCGAAATGTACTACTCCTACTTCGACGGGCACCACTACATTTTCAGCGACCCGAACACCTATGAAGAGATGGCCGTTTCGGCCGAAACGCTCGGCAACCAGGTCTACTTCCTGATCGAGGAGAGCCTCTGCAACTTCCTGCTTTTCAACGGGGAGCCGATTGAGATCACGCTGCCGACCTTTATCGAAAAGGAGATCGTCGACACTGAGCCGGGCGTTCGCGGCGATACGGCGACGAACGTGACCAAGCCGGCGAAGATCGACAACGGCTACGAAATTCAGGTCCCGCTCTTCATCAACCAGGGCGACATCGTGAAGATCGACACCCGTACCGGCGCTTACGCCGAGCGCGTCAGCAAGGCCTGA
- a CDS encoding efflux RND transporter permease subunit — translation MFLSQWSVRRPIAMTALIIVLVMIGITLYPRISIDLLPNMEVPMVLVRCEYQGASPTEIEVEIVKRIEDAVSSLDGIKHITSMSMEDEARIQLEFNMGTDVDVAATDIREALNRIREDLPDGANEPTIRKIDTNATTVAQVFLVGDRTQDDLYDYADDVIADRFSSVPGVGEVRVYGANEMQIHVLLDREKLTAMNLSINDVVTKLRENNVREPLGRIQFDKGEKNVTFDGDFKDFEQIKALEIGKFKDRRIYLRDVAEVKFMSREVRSKAYVNGQPAARFRIVKKGEANAIEVIKGIRQRFDSMVKNGELPTGMQLFWFTDSGAFIQASVDDAWSSIITGIILTAVLLFLFLHEPKSTFIVMVSMPISVIVTFAVMAYFNYSFNIMTLLSLGCSVGVLVTNSIVVIENIFKHLDRGESVKVAAERGTGEVIAAVSASALTNVVVFVPVMMMSSRIGSMMVPFAGVMVGATLVSLFISFTLTPILACVLLKRKKQRGPQKKSLLQRLFIPWDAGYDWLCRKFDRSIEWTARYPKTLIAAVLALSLAVLFLVVPQVGLSFLPFCDQGEIRIKFEFPTNYNLDTTNRLIQEAADHLKKFDFIRGMSISVGDSDGGSGQVSSAVYIGQITLRTTDKFEREETIDELQALLRSELSYLDNCRVTLSIPPTFGGSGAEIRCVMNGTDLDVLENAEMEVMENLPKLGLTRDLDSSRRERKPNINITPRRTVLQNLGMSANELYEYMLGSLDGIEVGDYRDGARTFDIRVKNEKEFGEEQLRQAAPAVKDGNPLGAETLAVITEDTRPVVINRYDKVRTMWLYANTAPGMALGTVSDAIGTMAKEALPPGYDVRMSGNVELMNETAREFVQVIILAAILTYLLIAAIMESWTRPFLIMFTVPLGFLGMYLTLWLTGMSMSMMGLLGGVMMIGIVVNNAILIMDECAVLVKSGVTTHKAMLLATQSKFRPIVMTSIASVAGMLPMAFGTGLGSELRSSCGMGVVGGLTIASLLTLYVIPALYFIFVHDTAKPRRRYLHRLLRRLRGMAGRRAAQQ, via the coding sequence ATGTTTCTGAGTCAATGGTCCGTCCGGCGGCCGATCGCAATGACGGCCCTCATCATCGTTCTCGTGATGATCGGCATCACGCTTTATCCGCGAATCAGCATCGACCTGCTGCCGAACATGGAGGTTCCGATGGTGCTGGTCCGCTGCGAATACCAGGGCGCCAGCCCGACGGAAATCGAGGTCGAAATCGTCAAGCGGATCGAGGACGCGGTCTCTTCGCTGGACGGAATCAAGCACATCACCAGCATGTCGATGGAAGATGAGGCCCGCATCCAGCTCGAATTCAACATGGGCACCGATGTCGATGTGGCCGCCACCGATATCCGCGAAGCGCTGAACCGCATCCGCGAGGACCTGCCGGACGGCGCCAACGAGCCGACCATCCGCAAGATCGACACCAACGCCACCACCGTCGCGCAGGTGTTCCTGGTCGGCGACCGCACGCAGGACGATCTCTACGACTACGCCGACGATGTGATCGCAGACCGGTTTTCCTCGGTTCCCGGCGTGGGCGAGGTCCGCGTCTACGGCGCGAACGAGATGCAGATCCACGTCCTGCTGGACCGCGAAAAACTGACCGCAATGAACCTGTCGATCAACGATGTCGTCACGAAGCTCAGGGAGAACAACGTCCGCGAGCCGCTCGGGCGCATCCAGTTCGACAAAGGAGAGAAGAACGTCACCTTCGACGGAGACTTCAAGGATTTCGAGCAGATCAAGGCGCTCGAAATCGGCAAATTCAAAGACCGGCGCATCTACCTGCGCGATGTGGCCGAGGTGAAATTCATGAGCCGCGAGGTCCGCAGCAAGGCGTATGTGAACGGCCAGCCGGCTGCGCGGTTCCGCATCGTCAAGAAGGGCGAAGCCAATGCGATCGAGGTGATCAAAGGCATTCGGCAGCGATTCGACTCGATGGTGAAAAACGGGGAGCTGCCGACCGGCATGCAGCTCTTCTGGTTCACCGACTCCGGCGCCTTCATCCAGGCTTCGGTCGACGACGCCTGGAGCAGCATCATCACCGGAATCATCCTGACGGCGGTTCTGCTCTTCCTGTTCCTGCACGAACCGAAATCCACCTTCATCGTCATGGTTTCCATGCCGATCTCGGTTATTGTGACCTTCGCGGTAATGGCCTATTTCAACTACTCGTTCAATATCATGACCCTGCTGTCGCTCGGCTGTTCCGTCGGCGTGCTGGTCACCAACTCGATCGTCGTGATCGAAAACATCTTCAAGCATCTCGACCGCGGAGAGTCCGTCAAGGTCGCCGCCGAACGCGGAACCGGCGAGGTGATCGCGGCGGTTTCCGCCAGCGCGCTGACCAACGTCGTCGTCTTCGTGCCGGTCATGATGATGAGCTCCCGGATCGGCAGCATGATGGTGCCGTTCGCCGGTGTGATGGTCGGCGCGACGCTGGTTTCGCTCTTCATCAGCTTCACGCTGACGCCGATCCTGGCCTGCGTGCTGCTGAAGCGGAAAAAACAGCGCGGGCCGCAGAAAAAGAGCCTGCTCCAGCGGCTGTTCATACCGTGGGACGCCGGCTACGACTGGCTCTGCCGCAAATTCGACCGCAGCATCGAGTGGACCGCCCGCTATCCGAAGACCCTGATCGCGGCGGTGCTGGCCCTTTCCCTGGCGGTGCTTTTTCTGGTCGTGCCGCAGGTCGGGCTCTCCTTCCTGCCCTTCTGCGACCAGGGGGAGATCCGGATCAAATTCGAATTTCCGACCAACTACAATCTCGATACCACAAACCGGCTGATCCAGGAAGCGGCCGACCATCTGAAAAAATTCGACTTCATCCGCGGCATGTCGATCTCGGTCGGCGATTCGGACGGCGGCAGCGGACAGGTCAGTTCAGCCGTGTATATCGGGCAGATCACATTGCGCACCACCGATAAATTCGAACGCGAAGAAACCATCGACGAGCTGCAGGCCCTGCTGCGCAGCGAACTCTCTTATCTCGACAACTGCCGGGTGACGCTGTCGATTCCGCCTACCTTCGGCGGCAGCGGCGCGGAAATCCGCTGCGTGATGAACGGAACCGATCTCGACGTTCTCGAAAATGCCGAAATGGAAGTCATGGAGAATCTGCCGAAGCTCGGGCTCACCCGCGACCTCGACTCCAGCCGCCGCGAACGCAAGCCGAACATCAACATCACGCCGCGCCGGACGGTGCTGCAGAATCTCGGCATGTCGGCCAATGAGCTGTATGAGTATATGCTCGGATCCCTTGACGGCATCGAGGTCGGCGATTACCGCGACGGCGCCCGGACCTTCGACATCCGGGTCAAAAACGAAAAAGAGTTCGGCGAAGAGCAGCTCCGGCAGGCGGCTCCGGCCGTGAAAGACGGCAATCCGCTCGGCGCGGAAACCCTGGCCGTCATCACCGAAGATACCCGCCCGGTGGTGATCAACCGCTACGACAAGGTGCGGACCATGTGGCTGTACGCCAACACGGCGCCCGGCATGGCGCTCGGAACGGTGTCGGACGCGATCGGAACCATGGCGAAGGAGGCGCTGCCTCCCGGTTACGATGTGCGGATGAGCGGCAATGTGGAGCTCATGAACGAAACGGCCCGGGAATTCGTTCAGGTCATCATCCTCGCAGCGATCCTGACCTATCTGCTGATCGCGGCGATCATGGAGTCGTGGACGCGGCCGTTCCTGATCATGTTCACGGTTCCGCTCGGCTTCCTCGGCATGTACCTGACGCTCTGGCTCACCGGCATGTCGATGTCGATGATGGGCCTGCTCGGCGGCGTCATGATGATCGGCATCGTGGTGAACAACGCGATCCTGATTATGGACGAGTGCGCGGTTCTGGTCAAATCCGGTGTGACGACCCACAAGGCGATGCTGCTGGCGACCCAGTCGAAATTCCGCCCGATCGTGATGACCAGCATCGCATCGGTGGCCGGCATGCTGCCGATGGCGTTCGGAACCGGGCTCGGTTCGGAACTCCGCTCCAGTTGCGGCATGGGCGTGGTCGGAGGGCTCACGATCGCCTCGCTCCTGACACTGTACGTGATTCCGGCGCTCTATTTCATCTTCGTCCACGATACGGCGAAACCGCGGCGGCGCTATCTGCACCGGCTGCTGCGTCGTCTGCGAGGAATGGCCGGGCGGCGCGCGGCGCAGCAGTAG